DNA from Daucus carota subsp. sativus chromosome 1, DH1 v3.0, whole genome shotgun sequence:
GCTAGTATATACTTAAATTAGGACAAATAAGAGTTTAAACGGGCCCTGGGTCAGTGAAATCCAGCCCAATGTCATCCCCCAGCCCATAAAATAACCATCGCATTAAACCCTAGAAGAGTTTGTATATTCATATACACCACATCATTGGCCGCATCTTGCTCTCTTCAATCTCATAATCCCCTtgaattcttttcttttcatttcatATCGGAGCACAATGGTTGCCGGAAAGAAGACGGTACTTACATATTCTTTTTTATCTAGATTTGTTCCTCTTGTATAACTGTAATTCGATTCAATtcaatttgatttgatttatatatatgtatgttttacAGAAGAAGACTCATGAGAGCATCAACAACAGGCTGGCTCTTGTGATGAAGAGTGGCAAATACACTCTCGGTTACAAGACTGTGCTCGAGTCTCTCAGAAGCTCCAAAggtttcatctttttttttttttttttttacatatgtttctatatattattattcgaTTTTATTATGGTGGGCGAGTTGCTATGCTTGATCTTTTCTTATGTATATTTAGTGTGGGCTTAATTCATAAACTAAAATGAAACTTGGGTTGTATTGTAGGGAAGTTGATTATAATATCGAACAATTGCCCCCCTTTGAGGAAGTCAGAGATTGAATACTATGCCATGCTTGCAAAGGTTGGGGTGCACCATTACAATGGAAGTAAGTTTAAGCCCtctttcgatttttttttatttttttttgctgcaTTGTTTCGCTTATCACTTGGAATTGGTTATATAGAAATGGTTTATCATTCGCTGGAATTTTTCGGACTTGTTAGTTGTTACTTGTTTTCACTGCCTTTTCGGATTGTTCGGTAAATGGTCTTTTCTGAAGGTTATATACTAGTGATAGCAATAGTGGTTGCTTGAATTAATTGTTTGTAAGATATGTTGAAATTTGGAAGGTTTAGGAACTCTAGTTGTACTGTGGTTATCATTACTAATTTTCTCAGGGCTGTAACTTGTAAGTTGTAGCATCTCTGAGTTTGTTTTATTATCAGCATTTCCACTGTGCTATTGTTCTGGCTTGAAAACGTCACCTGATATTTTTAGATACTGTATTGTAATCCCATCACATCCAGCAACtatttttcattatattgtCACTTTTTCACCAATACTTTCTGAAGGAGTTGATACCAAATAGTACAAATTACTTGGAATTATTAATTGTTTGCACAATCTTTTGTTATTTTGATGTGAGAGATTGATGGGATTGATGCTTAGGAACTGACTCAGCTGTATAGACTTTATTGGAGTTATTCACTTGTTCTAACTAATTGTTTGTAGTTTTGGAagatttcttttttgttttactTTCAGCATTTCTATTGTGATATTGTTTTGTACAATCATTCCTTCTCAGATTTGGTATCTGATATTCTTAGATACTGCATTGTTATGCAGTGCATGGTGGTTAACTTCATAAACATAATACTTTgtatttgtgaataaaaatgcTACTCTTTCTAAATATCGTTTGGTATGCTTTTCATTTGTTTAGACAATGTGGACTTGGGTACAGCATGTGGAAAGTATTTCCGTGTGTCATGCCTTAGCATTGTGGATCCAGGTATGATTTTACACATCCATCCGCATACAACTCTTAAAACATAATGCACATGTTCTTGCATACTAATCCTTGGTAAATATTCAGGTGATTCGGATATCATCAAGACATTGCCTGGGGATCACTGAGAGACCCTCCTTCGACTAGTAAAATGATTTGTCTAATTTAGTAGTACTTCAATTGGGGACTTTTCAGAAATCTTTCTTGTATCTTATACTAAAGTTTTGAGTATCATCTTTATCGTGTGTTCTGGTACTTATTACATACCTCTGAATTCCGAGGTTCTTGATATCTGTGTTTAGTTTTGATCTTCTCTGGCTGGGTATGGTTTTCTCATAGATTTTGGCATAATGATTTACCTAAACTCAGTAGTCTTATTCATATATCATGATCGTGATCGCTGCAAGTGTGTCTGTCATTTGCATAGTTGCATGGGATGGGGAAAGAACGATAGAGACATACTGATTGATCAAATTTGGAAGTGATTTATGGTTTCCAATACAAATGACTCCTAGTCTTCTACAATATCCCTACTAACGAGACCTTTATAGATAAATAAGTTGTATATTTAGATATGGTGCACACATGTTTCAAACATAACAGATTAGGTGCCAAATTATTCACATAGATAGCATAAGGGTCTTCTTGTTTACCAGGCGCTGACACTGGGCACGCTTGAGATACTGTTCTTTTTCCCCAAATTGTTCTTCTTTTCCCCCAAATTTCTTCTGTATTCTCTGCATTGTATTACTATAACACGAATATAAAACTGTTTAGCTAGACAAGGCACATATAGCTCGGGGAGATGTTGGAAAAAACTACCCTGTCAAAATTGAATCCGAATTTGTATCACTAAACAACACCAGTCCAATTCTAAATCAATGGAACAAATGCTCAAATTATAGATCTATGGAACAAATGCTCCtccattattaaaaaattggaaTCCAAATTTGTTTCACCAAATAACACCAATCTAATTTTAGATCAAAGTGGTTATTGTGTCCAATTATTAATCacaattttttgatttaatttactTGTAGatatttaataccatattaagaAATTAAATGTACTATCTGGTAAACTATcaaattataaacttaattaaaggAATCTCgacataatttattatacaacaaTAAAACctaattattttagaaatttatataaataaaatatcaaaaattaatgatGTATCCCACATGatacttaaataaatataaatattataataataagtttttatcaaattttaactagaattttactgaaattatatattttgtctaGAAAGTCTCTAAATATATGATCTTTAAAAGTTGAACAACGATTAGGTGGGGCCACAAATATTATTTTCGAAGAAAAATATAGTATATCTAgtactatttttgaaaaaaatatgtgtTTGAAAATAAAACAGCATAACATATCATATACCGAATCATATTTTTCGACGTCTTTTTTTACGTGTTGAGTCTATCTCTAACAAGACAAGGGAGGGACGTTTATGTTGGTATGGAAATGTTCGGCGTAAATGCAACTCAGCACCGGTTAAGAAAGTCGAACACATATCAGTTCGGGGGCAAGAGAAAAAAGGGTCGGCTTTGTCAGACATAGGCTGATTAATTAAGTTTGGACATGAGAGCCTTAAATCTCACAGGTGATATGATATTAGATAAGAATGATCGGAGACGGCGTATTAGAGTAGTGAGATTAGGTCTTGTGGCTTACAGAGATTATGAGGGTTATGGCGTCATATTTTAAGGGAAGGGTTCAGCTCAGTCATTACCAGATGCATTCGCGCCAATCAAAACTGTTTAGGTAAATCCCATGCGAAGAAGGCCATGTGGTAAggtattatattcttattatatCACATACTATTTTATTTACTGCGCACTAAGCTgtgggtcttcacggaaacagccttTCTACTTTAAAGGTAGGGGCATAACCGCATAGCTGCGTAAATCTTACCCAGACCCTGTTTTAAGTAGACCCGGTAAATTtttacacgacacgaaaatttagtgtttgtgtttgcattttgagtacacgacacgaaaaggtacacgacacgaagtaCACGACTGAGATGTcgtgtcggttttgtgtttacccttcggatacacgacacgacacgaagtacacgaaataaatataatttaatagttaaatattaatatttaattataaatatgtatatttataataaatatatgtatattttcttttaaaataatacatagtttataatattgtaagtgtaaatgatttaaatatatatatttcatactattttgtaaattttttgcctaaaaatctaatatttacattaatttatatatttatttatatttatatttaaattcgattttacacgaaacacgaCACGAGAACGACACGAAAACGGAGGTACActacacgaaaatacacgaatgCTAAacgggtcggttttgtgtttggcttttgagtacacgacacgaaaaggtacatgacacgaaagtacacgatctGCACGAATTGCGGGTCTAGACATCGGTACTTCGGTACTTGCTGCTGAGCGTCTTGCTTAGACCCGGCAAATTTTCACACGACACgaatacacgacacgaaaatgacatgaaaatttagtgtttgtgtttgcatttgcattttgagtacacgacacgaaaaggtacacgacacgaaatacACGACTGAGATGTcgtgtcggttttgtgtttaccctccgggtacacgacacgagttacacgaaataaatataatttaatagttaaatattaatatttaattataaatatgtatatttataataaatatatgtatattttcttttaaaataatacatagtttataatattgtaagtgtaaatgatttaaatatatatatttcatattactttgtaaatttttttgcctagaaatctaatattcacattaatttatatatttatttatatttatatttaaattcgattttacacgaaacccgacacgaaaacggaagtacacgacacgaaaatacacgaacgcTAAacgggtcggttttgtgtttgacATTTgaatacacgacacgaaaaggtacacgacacgaaagtacactATCTGCACGAATTGCCATGTCTAGAGTTTTAAGtagatatgtttggtttggtttgtatCATGTGTTTGAAAATAAATGGAGAAAACCACGGTACACTTGCCACTGtttctgaaaaaataaatttgtaaatacGTGATTTAATACTACTACTTTATTGTATATAGAATAAATTGCACAAAAGACGTTGCATATTCGAATTTTGGGTGTTACACTTACCCACATTTTTAATATCATGGGaattctaattttattataatgtgtatatttttgtctttaattttttaaagtgcATTTTCAtcttttataattcatttatttcacaaacacatatttaatattttttaacttctaacatatttaatattttttaacttcTAACGAattaaaatgtcaatatctCACTGACAAACTAGAAAAATACAAGAAATACTTAAACGAATACAAAGTACACATGTTatttttattcatcataattttagtaatagtaataaattctcttatatatatatttattttttaaatcgaataatttcaaatttccgACTCTTTATCcaattaatatatcaaaatatatcatTACTCCTTATGTCTCATCAGGTTttctttatgttattttttggcacgcatttttgAGGTTCCTTTAAAGtatatttacataatatattttcttaaaaaaatttctgaaaaaaaaaattaaatttttattagaaaaaaaaaattgaaaaatacgttataaaactatactccctccgtcccaccagattctttacagtttcctttttgagatgtcccatccaattctttacatttcaaaacttaccaaaaatagtaaatgggtcccaccacttcccaactttttcttccttttcacactacttttactcccttttcacactacctttactccactatctctcttttatacattaaaaagtgatgggtcccgccacttcacccacttttctttctattttccactactttatacatatttcttaacctccgtgcccaaaccaaacgtaaagaattggctgggacggagggagtattatattttacaagagaCTCAGAGTCGTACAAACAATGTATGTAAAGACGGAGGGAGTTTTTTTTAGTATGATGGTACAGTtacacaaaatttgataattcCGTCATTTTTGCTTTTTTTATTGCTGCATATACTCATACTGCTCTAACAAAATACATACAGGCGAAACAGTATATATGCACACCATTTATAGACACGGAAACATAACGGAGAGAGTGAGTTCTCAGTTCAGTTGTATATTACAAAAAGggttttagagagagagagagagggagagagagagagagatggctTCTTTGTCTGAGGAACCTCCGCATCCGACTGAGGACAATCGTGATTCTGCTGCCACCGTTCCTTGCCGGACGGAAAATGACGCTAATAAAGTACTTttattactctctctctctctctctctgcatcTTTACATTTCATATAACTTGCCACTCATTTCGAGGTTTTAGGTGTAATTTTGAGCTGATTAATCTCGATGTTTTTTGATCTCGCTCCTAAGTCTATTATTTCACATATTCTCTCTATCTCATTGTCTAAAATGTTTTTGTTTAGCTACAtatgatttgttattttttgatttagtgTCAATTAAATTTATGATATCATCTGATGCTTTGTTTGTTTGTATAAAACTAGCTAGGGTCCTGTTTGAAACTTCATATAAAGGGAAAGTGTGCTATTAAAAGCAGATTATAAGAATAACCCTAGATGTTGATGCATAAACATTTATACATAACTTCCTATATTATTTGATGCTAGAGCCTAGAGTAATTACGAGTTTGAGTTGCTTACAAGTTTTGCATTGCAGTGAATTGTGGCCGTCTGTGTTGTTTGGTTTTCTTTTGCCCGAGctagttttattgtttttaaccTTGCCGGGATTTTGAGTTTCCTTTTTCAGTCCTCCTTTCATTCTCTGTACTTGAATCTGTTTAGCATTGCTTTGTAATTGTTCATAAGTGATTCTCTCTTGTTTCATATGCAAGCTTTCTGGCATGTGATGCTTGCTTGAGAGGTGTGGTTATCTCATTATTTTTATTCTCAGAGTATTTATGTTAAGACTTTGTTACTTTGCCTCCTTGTTCCTTGACAAACACGGACACAGATCTCTTTTATGTTTTCTGTTTATTTGGGTAGTCTATTCTGTATAAGAATTTTCATGTGCATAACATACATATGTTGTTTCTGTAATACATTCATTCTTTAATCTGTCTTGTTTTACAGGAGATGTCAGCTGCTGTTGTTCAAGGAAATGATCGAGTTGATGGTCACATCATTACGACGACTGTAGGCGGCAGAAATGGTGAACCGAAAAGGGTAAACACCATTAATTTACCTTTGTATTATATGCTAGTTCATAGTACTCTTTTTGTCAAAAGTATGTGATATATAAAGTTCAGTTACTGAGGAAATTAAAAATGCTTAGAATCTAGCTGCTTAAATGCTAATATCAGCCGGGTTTAGTTATGTACTTATGTGTCAATATTTAAGCTTGGTAAGTGaagaaaattaatattgaataacaaaattatgaagTGATGTtcattttttcgagttttatGATTCAGAAAATAAGATACATTTTATTTCCTGTTGCAGACACTTTCTTACATGGCAGAGGACGTTGTTGGCACTGGATCGTTTGGTATCGTTTTTCAGGTTATTTACCTTGCTTTATAACAACTTTTGCGGCTTGTATTTGGCCTTTTCTATGAATAGTGCGATGTCGCTTTTCTCCAGGCAAAGTGCGTGGAAACCGGAGAAACCGTTGCAATAAAGAAGGTTTTACAGGATAGGCGTTACAAAAATCGTGAACTGGAATTAATGCGGTTAATGGATCACCCAAACGTGGTTTGTCTGAAGCATTGCTTTTATTCCACGACAAGTAAAAACGAACTTTATCTCAATCTGGTTATGGAATACGTCCCCGAGACTATGTACCTGGTTCTCAAGCGACACATTAATGCAAATCAGAGGATGCCCCTTATTTATATCAAACTTTATGCGTACCAGGTAATGAACTCCTATGGCCACCCCTATGTTTCCAGATTATGTCCCTGGCAAATTATGCTCACAAAAGCTTGAATGTGTTAGATTTTTAGGGGGCTTGCTTATATTCATACTGTTCATGGTGTTTGCCACAGAGATTTGAAACCTCAGAATCTTCTGGTATGTGATAAAGACGTCATCTTATTTGTAATTTCGTTGACTGTTGACCTTAATTATTACTTTTTAACCATCCAGGTTGATCCCATAACTCACCAAGTTAAACTTTGCGACTTTGGAAGTGCAAAAGCTTTGGTATGCTTGCTTTTTATGCCTTGGTCTTACTTATGCAAAGTCAAAATTGTCATCCGCATTTGGAATATTAATGTTAAGTACATATATTTAGAATGGAATAATATCATTTTGACGATTAAAAGATTTGTTTAGCTAATGGAAAAGAATGGTTCCCTTTTGAATAGTAGTACATttaaacctctttaaagtaataACCTTGGAACCAAGGAAAAAAATTACTTGAATTTAATATGTATCGAGAGTAAACATACACCATCTTCATTATGTCGGGaccaagaaaaaatattattttgaacggGGTTATTACTTTGTCCCTTATTACTTAATCGAGGTTTAATTGTATGCTGTTACAACTTACAATTAAACAGGAGTCATAATTTGAATCTTGTCATGGCATTGGTTGTTACTTGTAACTTGTAACTTGTAAGATCTTGGCCAAAATCCGCTTCTGAATTTTCAATAGGTGGAACAACCTCTCTTTTCTATTTagacaaaaaatttatattcatatagGATAACAAGATACTTAATAATCCTTTATTTTTTCAACCTAATCGCTCTTTTGATTCTGGAATTTTTGTTATCAAGATATTGTTTCTTTCTCATTTGTATTCCATAATAAAAAATGTCAATAGTTAggattcaaaaaaaagaaaaaaagaatccGTTCATGGGATAATCTCTTAAATAACCAACTCCGTAAATTTTGACTTTGACACAGCCCCCATTCTTGGGTATTCGACCGGGTATAGGTATACTTGCTGCCCTCATAACCGCTGTGAGTGATGCCACAATCATGAATCATCGCATTCcttttttaaaaagataaaagatATGGAGGTCTGCCTTCTTGTTGCTGGATATCCCTTTCGTAAACATCTTATCTTTGTTTCCCGGGCCTCTAGTGAGTCGCAGATTTTGAAAAGGTCAATTCTTTGATGATTTCATCATACATGATTGAGTTGCGAAAACTTTTGGATAGGTATCCGACATCTGAACAGAATTCTTTCTGCACCCTAGATGGCGAGAGTCCAGTAGCTGAAAGCATCACTAGCTTACGCTTTGACCCGAGTAGCATGGGGGTGGCGTATTCCCTTTGGCTATATAATTGTGCGGTTTGTGGGAATTTAAAACCCGATTTCCTCCATAAATTCTCTGATCCAAATGGCAGAGAAGTTTCCATATTTATACCAAAGTGATACATTCTTGAAGGGTCACATATTCTTCGTGTTGATCAATGATGATTACAATATCTGGTAACCCCGTCATATATTTATTCCCGCCCAAATATGTTTGCGAGTGAGATAATTGTCTGTTCAACACGGTCGTGAAAAACACGATCGCCTGCCAACAGAAGGTTTTCTGCGTTCAGTCAATCTACACAGAGTGAATCGGTCCCTAAGGAAACCCTGAAAGGGCTGCTGTCCGATGGGAGACTTCATTAATGATTAAGAATGGCCACCCAGGATTCTTGTAGCGTGTGATATACGTTGTTGAGAACATTTTTCTGCGTTCAGTCTACACAGAGTGAATCGGTCCCTAAGGAAACCCCGAAGGGGCTGCTGTCCGATCGGAGACTTCATTAAAGATTAAGAATGTCCATCCAGGATTATTGTAGCGTTTGATATACGTTGTTGAGAACATTTGGGCTTTCAGGTTATTAAGTAATTGGTGGTCACATGCTGATTGTACTTGCGATTGAATAAGCCTCACTTATAGTTATTGCACTTTCATCAAATGAATTACCTTAACCAATAAATGCAATGTCATTATTAAGCAACTTCACCTAATTTTCCCGGTAGATCTTCCCttgtaaaaattgaattttttgtaTTCAGGTCAAGGGCGAGGCTAATATATCATACATATGCTCTCGTTATTACAGAGCGCCGGAACTTATATTTGGCGCTACAGAATACACTTCGTCAGTTGATATCTGGTCTGCTGGTTGTGTCCTCGCAGAGCTTCTCTTGGGACAGGTCCAAAAACTTGTGGCAGTACAGTAGTATACGTgttttttatcatatatttctGAGTTATTTTACCTAAATTACTGACTTTATTGTTTCTTATGCTACACACAGCCACTGTTTCCTGGTGAAAATGCAGTTGACCAACTTGTAGAAATTATCAAGGTGTTGCCAGCCTGCCATATATTAGTCTATGTACAGGTTTTTCTTTACTTGATTTCTTACAATCGAGAATCTATGTACAGGTTCTTGGGACCCCAACTCGAGAAGAAATACGATGTATGAAT
Protein-coding regions in this window:
- the LOC108227313 gene encoding shaggy-related protein kinase eta, whose amino-acid sequence is MASLSEEPPHPTEDNRDSAATVPCRTENDANKEMSAAVVQGNDRVDGHIITTTVGGRNGEPKRTLSYMAEDVVGTGSFGIVFQAKCVETGETVAIKKVLQDRRYKNRELELMRLMDHPNVVCLKHCFYSTTSKNELYLNLVMEYVPETMYLVLKRHINANQRMPLIYIKLYAYQIFRGLAYIHTVHGVCHRDLKPQNLLVDPITHQVKLCDFGSAKALVKGEANISYICSRYYRAPELIFGATEYTSSVDIWSAGCVLAELLLGQPLFPGENAVDQLVEIIKVLGTPTREEIRCMNPNYTDFRFPQIKAHPWHKVFNKRMPPEAIDLASRLLQYSPSLRCTALEACSHCFFDDLRDPSARLPNGRPLPPLFNFKQELEGASPELINRLIPEHIRRQSGLST
- the LOC108227753 gene encoding large ribosomal subunit protein eL30, with the translated sequence MVAGKKTKKTHESINNRLALVMKSGKYTLGYKTVLESLRSSKGKLIIISNNCPPLRKSEIEYYAMLAKVGVHHYNGNNVDLGTACGKYFRVSCLSIVDPGDSDIIKTLPGDH